The following proteins come from a genomic window of Oncorhynchus mykiss isolate Arlee chromosome 19, USDA_OmykA_1.1, whole genome shotgun sequence:
- the LOC118941343 gene encoding zinc finger protein 30-like — translation MHRSSILSAIAKCLNTYSAVHEDLLISGVAGGRDWTSEAAGHKTWPLIRTLDQEPSRLLPESEPGLNHEGQRLHHHTEHNQWTGGLNNPSQRSSLQPRPFSSQSQCRDGAGPGDDRDRPSCSYDTNTTVSMMNRAGHLGPQHSQRVVGDPPGGSLSGSLSFPSGSRLLPCDWVHRRPGTGPGSSLPRLPQGYPTNTDGVRIGVHHKKYLAYNTAHNPNNTETMARGQGGSSKAPASTSSGVIGSQRGKPNIRADADKPYSCATCGKHFTRANYLKEHQTVHTKERPFKCKLCYKSFPFRSNLIRHRSVHNGEKL, via the exons atgcaccggagctcaattttgagtgccatagcaaagtgtctgaatacttat TCTGCAGTCCATGAGGACCTGCTGATATCCGGTGTTGCTGGCGGGAGAGACTGGACCTCTGAAGCGGCTGGTCACAAAACCTGGCCCCTGATCAGGACCCTGGATCAGGAGCCGTCACGGTTGCTTCCTGAGTCTGAACCAGGACTGAACCACGAGGGACAGAGACTCcaccaccacacagaacacaaccagtggACAGGTGGACTGAATAACCCCAGTCAGAGATCCAGTCTGCAGCCCAGAcccttctcttcacagtctcagtgCAGGGATGGAGCAGGGCCTGGGGATGATAGAGATAGACCCTCCTGTTCCTATGATacaaacaccacagtatccatgatGAACAGAGCAGGTCACCTTGGGCCTCAGCATTCACAGCGAGTGGTGGGAGACCCCCCTGGTGGTAGCCTATCAGGAAGCCTGTCTTTTCCTTCAGGGTCTCGTCTATTGCCTTGTGACTGGGTTCATAGAAGGCCTGGGACTGGACCTGGGTCTAGCCTTCCTCGGTTACCTCAGGGTTACCCCACCAATACAGACGGGGTCAGGATAGGTGTTCACCACAAGAAGTACTTAGCCTATAACACAGCGCACAATCCCAACAACACCGAAACGATGGCAAGAGGTCAAGGAGGGAGCTCAAAAGCTCCTGCTTCTACCTCCTCTGGTGTCATTGGGTCACAACGTGGCAAGCCGAATATTAGGGCAGACGCCGACAAGCCGTACAGCTGCGCCACGTGTGGGAAGCACTTCACCCGGGCAAACTATTTGAAGGAGCATCAGACAGTTCACACCAAGGAGAGGCCCTTCAAGTGCAAACTATGTTACAAGAGCTTCCCCTTCCGGAGTAACCTTATCAGACATAGGAGTGTCCACAATGGGGAGAAATTGTAG